From a region of the Corallococcus coralloides DSM 2259 genome:
- the rnhA gene encoding ribonuclease HI: MSLPLVHIYCDGACSPNPGLGGWGSILIAPERNGYRKELQGSEADSTNNRMELTAALAALKALKTPCRVQVFTDSKYVCNAFAEKWLDTWQGNGWRTSGKKAVSNADLWRELLEAVRVHQVTWHWVRGHSDDVENNRADALAVAARLELAARLGR, translated from the coding sequence ATGTCGCTCCCGCTCGTGCACATCTACTGCGACGGCGCCTGTTCGCCGAACCCCGGCCTGGGAGGCTGGGGCTCCATCCTCATTGCTCCCGAACGCAATGGCTACCGCAAGGAGCTCCAGGGCTCGGAGGCGGACTCCACCAACAACCGGATGGAGTTGACCGCGGCGCTCGCCGCGCTGAAGGCCCTGAAGACGCCGTGCCGCGTCCAGGTGTTCACCGACTCGAAGTACGTGTGCAACGCCTTCGCGGAGAAGTGGCTGGACACGTGGCAGGGCAATGGCTGGCGCACGTCGGGCAAGAAGGCCGTGTCCAACGCGGACCTGTGGCGCGAGCTGCTGGAGGCCGTCCGCGTTCATCAGGTGACGTGGCACTGGGTTCGGGGCCACTCGGATGACGTGGAGAACAACCGCGCGGATGCGCTGGCCGTGGCGGCCCGGCTGGAACTGGCGGCCCGGCTCGGACGGTAG
- a CDS encoding DoxX family protein, which translates to MGFLRPHAERIYALLRIAAGLMFMLHGMQKVFGMFGGMPAGAPPFIVYGAGGIEFLGGLLVAIGLFAGPAAFISSGTMAVAFFMGHVIPNGGNLNPMLNKGELAALYCFVFFYIAAHGSGIWSVDAARRGHSRT; encoded by the coding sequence ATGGGATTCCTGCGGCCCCACGCTGAACGCATCTACGCCCTGCTCCGCATCGCCGCGGGGCTGATGTTCATGCTGCACGGCATGCAGAAGGTCTTCGGCATGTTCGGAGGGATGCCCGCCGGAGCGCCGCCGTTCATCGTCTACGGCGCGGGAGGCATCGAGTTCCTGGGCGGTCTGCTCGTGGCCATCGGGTTGTTCGCCGGGCCTGCGGCGTTCATCTCCAGCGGCACCATGGCCGTCGCCTTCTTCATGGGGCACGTCATCCCCAACGGGGGCAACCTCAACCCCATGCTGAACAAGGGCGAGCTCGCGGCGCTCTACTGCTTCGTCTTCTTCTACATCGCCGCGCACGGCTCCGGCATCTGGAGCGTGGACGCCGCGCGCCGGGGCCATTCCCGCACGTAG
- a CDS encoding NIF family HAD-type phosphatase translates to MTAPTDSILLILDLDETLVHASEKPLAREADFQALGYFVYVRPHLEPFLRECAARFRLAIWSAGADKYVAELVKRIVPPQLELDFVWGRSRCTYGLDRAGVQRDGFLDPEVHYGWVKKLRKLKRRGYRLERVLIVDDTPAKCIHNHGNAIYVREYEGEEHDTELLDLGRYLKTLADVDNVRCIEKRSWRKQLCQDEGSATSLLHAKGV, encoded by the coding sequence GTGACGGCGCCCACGGACAGCATCCTGTTGATCCTGGACCTCGATGAGACCCTGGTCCACGCAAGTGAGAAGCCCCTGGCCCGGGAGGCGGACTTCCAGGCCCTGGGCTACTTCGTCTACGTGCGTCCGCACCTGGAGCCCTTCCTGCGGGAGTGCGCCGCCCGCTTCCGGCTGGCCATCTGGTCGGCGGGGGCCGACAAGTACGTGGCGGAGCTCGTGAAGCGGATCGTCCCGCCACAGCTCGAACTGGACTTCGTCTGGGGGCGGAGCCGGTGCACGTATGGGCTCGACCGGGCCGGCGTCCAGCGGGACGGGTTTCTCGATCCGGAGGTGCACTACGGCTGGGTCAAGAAGCTGCGCAAGCTGAAGCGGCGGGGCTACCGGCTGGAGCGCGTCCTGATTGTCGATGACACGCCGGCCAAGTGCATCCACAACCACGGCAACGCCATCTACGTCCGCGAATACGAGGGCGAGGAGCACGACACGGAGCTGCTCGACCTGGGCCGGTATCTGAAGACGCTCGCGGACGTGGACAACGTCCGGTGCATCGAAAAGCGGAGCTGGCGGAAGCAGCTCTGTCAGGACGAAGGCTCCGCCACGTCCCTGCTCCACGCGAAAGGAGTGTGA
- a CDS encoding redoxin domain-containing protein produces MTPRPAPAWRTTDWLNTPEPLTLERLRGKVILLHAFQMLCPGCVARGIPQAQRVAEVFAGAPLVVVGLHTVFEHHEAMKLESLRAFLHEYRVKFPVGVDAPGEGGDPIPRTMGAYAMQGTPTTVLIDAQGRLRRQVFGMHDDLQLGAELQTLLLEAQAAPVSGVQRPAPQKVTAACEDTGCAVPSAAAPD; encoded by the coding sequence ATGACACCGCGCCCCGCACCGGCCTGGCGGACGACCGACTGGCTCAATACGCCAGAGCCGCTCACCCTGGAGCGACTCCGAGGCAAGGTCATCCTCCTCCACGCCTTCCAGATGCTCTGCCCGGGCTGTGTCGCCCGGGGCATTCCGCAGGCACAGCGTGTCGCGGAAGTCTTCGCGGGCGCGCCGCTCGTCGTGGTCGGGCTGCACACGGTCTTCGAGCACCACGAGGCCATGAAGCTCGAGTCCCTGCGGGCGTTCCTCCACGAGTACCGGGTGAAGTTTCCGGTGGGCGTGGACGCACCGGGCGAAGGGGGCGACCCCATCCCGCGGACCATGGGGGCGTATGCCATGCAGGGAACGCCGACGACGGTCCTCATCGATGCGCAGGGACGGCTTCGCCGGCAGGTCTTCGGCATGCACGACGACCTGCAGCTGGGCGCCGAGCTGCAGACCCTGCTCCTCGAGGCCCAGGCTGCGCCCGTGTCCGGTGTGCAGCGGCCCGCACCCCAGAAGGTCACCGCCGCCTGTGAGGACACCGGCTGCGCCGTGCCTTCGGCGGCCGCGCCGGACTGA
- a CDS encoding vWA domain-containing protein: MAKSVIDNRVEVVFSFDTTGSMYPCLAQVRKKLGAAVARLTKEIPGIRIGIIAHGDYCDAKSTYVTKALDLTDDAKAITRFVEKVEQTGGGDAPECYELVLHEARSLSWTEGYTKAFVLIGDDVPHPPQHNPKKLDWRKEVAALGEQGVPVYGVQALNRRHATSFYKELAEKSGGFHLSLDQFAHVTDMLLAVCYKQSSDAQLQAYEAEVSREGRMNRGLNAMFNTMLKRAASTLFGETDLRAVPPGRFQVLEVEGDSAIKEFVTENGLGFRTGRGFYEFTKTETIQGRKEVVLMDRKSGDLYSGERAREMLGLPPGETVRIRPASLEKYVVFVQSTSANRKLKGGTKFLYEVEDWDGARAAA; encoded by the coding sequence ATGGCGAAGTCTGTGATTGATAACCGCGTCGAGGTCGTCTTCAGTTTTGACACCACGGGCAGCATGTATCCGTGTCTCGCGCAGGTGCGGAAGAAGCTGGGGGCCGCCGTGGCCCGGCTGACGAAGGAGATTCCTGGCATCCGTATCGGCATCATCGCGCACGGCGATTACTGTGACGCGAAGTCCACCTACGTGACCAAGGCGCTGGACCTCACGGACGACGCCAAGGCCATCACCCGCTTCGTGGAGAAGGTGGAGCAGACGGGCGGCGGAGACGCTCCGGAATGCTACGAGCTGGTGTTGCACGAGGCTCGGAGCCTGTCCTGGACGGAGGGCTACACGAAGGCGTTCGTGCTCATTGGCGACGACGTGCCGCACCCGCCCCAGCACAACCCCAAGAAGCTGGACTGGCGCAAGGAGGTGGCCGCGCTGGGGGAGCAGGGCGTGCCGGTGTATGGCGTCCAGGCGCTGAACCGCCGCCACGCGACGTCGTTCTACAAGGAGCTGGCGGAGAAGTCGGGCGGCTTCCACCTGAGCCTGGATCAGTTCGCGCACGTCACCGACATGCTGCTGGCCGTCTGCTACAAGCAGTCCTCGGACGCGCAACTCCAGGCATACGAAGCGGAGGTGTCCCGCGAGGGCCGCATGAACCGCGGCCTGAACGCGATGTTCAACACGATGCTCAAGCGGGCCGCGTCCACGCTCTTCGGTGAGACGGACCTGCGCGCGGTGCCGCCGGGGCGCTTCCAGGTGCTGGAGGTGGAAGGGGACAGTGCCATCAAGGAGTTCGTGACGGAGAACGGCCTGGGCTTCAGGACGGGCCGCGGCTTCTACGAGTTCACCAAGACGGAGACCATCCAGGGCCGCAAGGAGGTGGTGCTGATGGACCGCAAGTCCGGCGACCTCTACAGCGGCGAGCGCGCGCGGGAGATGCTCGGCCTGCCGCCCGGGGAGACGGTGCGCATCCGGCCCGCGAGCCTGGAGAAGTACGTCGTCTTCGTCCAGAGCACGTCCGCCAACCGCAAGCTCAAGGGCGGCACGAAGTTCCTCTACGAGGTGGAGGACTGGGACGGCGCTCGCGCAGCGGCCTGA
- a CDS encoding DUF72 domain-containing protein produces MGEHFPTTGPHLERYARVLPAVEINSSFYRPHRPGTYARWRDSVPETFRFAVKVPKVITHELRLRDAREPLERFLGEAGHLEVKLGCLLVQLPPSLQHEPETARAFFQSLRERTSVDVVCEPRHRTWFTDEARRVLDAARIRYVRADPPAVSAPQPPDAEVVYYRLHGSPKMYYSEYSQTFLEALSVEIAGHEQAGRRVWCIFDNTAEGAALPNALALLHLDARRPE; encoded by the coding sequence GTGGGTGAACACTTCCCCACGACGGGCCCCCACCTGGAGCGCTATGCGCGCGTCCTTCCCGCGGTGGAGATCAACTCCTCCTTCTACCGGCCGCACCGGCCCGGCACCTACGCCCGCTGGCGTGACAGCGTTCCGGAGACGTTCCGCTTCGCGGTGAAGGTCCCCAAGGTCATCACCCATGAACTGCGCTTGCGCGATGCACGCGAGCCGCTCGAGCGCTTCCTGGGCGAGGCGGGCCACCTGGAAGTCAAATTGGGGTGCCTGTTGGTGCAGCTGCCACCCAGCCTCCAGCACGAGCCTGAAACGGCCCGCGCGTTCTTCCAGTCCCTGCGGGAGCGGACCTCGGTGGACGTCGTGTGCGAGCCCAGGCACCGGACCTGGTTCACGGACGAGGCCCGGCGGGTGCTGGACGCCGCACGCATCCGTTACGTGAGAGCGGATCCGCCCGCGGTGAGCGCGCCCCAGCCTCCAGACGCGGAGGTCGTCTACTACCGGCTGCACGGCTCACCGAAGATGTATTACTCCGAATATTCCCAGACGTTCCTGGAGGCCCTGTCCGTGGAGATTGCGGGCCACGAGCAGGCCGGCCGCCGGGTGTGGTGTATCTTCGACAACACGGCGGAAGGCGCGGCCCTGCCGAATGCACTGGCATTGCTGCACCTCGATGCACGACGCCCGGAATGA
- a CDS encoding Gfo/Idh/MocA family protein: MSAFPTTLPHVEAIPLRGGPVLRWGVLAPGRIAGGFVWALHRHTDQRVHAVASRDPERARRFAAQYGVPRVHESYEQLVTDPDVDIVYVASPHSEHKRQALLAIAAGKHVLVEKPLALDAGEARDIARAARAAGVFAMEALWSRFLPQTLLIERLLHDGVLGDVRLVMADFGGCFDFDPEGRVFNPALGGGALLDIGIYPIWLAHLVLGPPPHVHATGSLTETGVDGQAALVLTYPTGAQALLHTTLFAETPQEAVIAGTHARLQIDSRFFTPSGFTLKAARSDQRLRWTDPSGIHGSEGLAWQAAAVALHIAEGRTESPLHPLQHSIALLETIDAARNQLGVRNDGPRQK, encoded by the coding sequence GTGAGCGCCTTCCCCACCACCCTCCCCCACGTCGAAGCCATCCCCCTGCGCGGAGGACCCGTGCTGCGCTGGGGCGTGCTCGCGCCAGGGCGGATTGCCGGGGGCTTCGTCTGGGCCCTGCACCGGCACACCGACCAGCGCGTCCACGCGGTGGCCTCGCGTGACCCCGAGCGCGCCCGGCGCTTCGCCGCGCAGTACGGCGTCCCGCGCGTCCACGAGTCCTACGAGCAGCTCGTCACGGACCCCGACGTCGACATCGTCTACGTCGCGTCTCCCCACAGCGAACACAAGCGACAGGCCTTGCTCGCCATCGCCGCCGGCAAGCACGTCCTCGTGGAGAAGCCGCTCGCGCTCGACGCTGGCGAGGCCCGCGACATCGCCCGGGCCGCTCGCGCCGCGGGCGTCTTCGCCATGGAAGCCCTGTGGTCGCGCTTCCTCCCGCAAACCCTGCTCATCGAACGGCTGCTGCACGACGGCGTGCTCGGCGACGTCCGGCTCGTCATGGCGGACTTCGGGGGCTGCTTCGACTTCGACCCCGAAGGCCGCGTCTTCAACCCCGCGCTCGGCGGTGGCGCGCTGCTGGACATCGGCATCTATCCCATCTGGCTCGCGCACCTCGTGCTCGGCCCGCCGCCGCACGTGCACGCCACGGGTTCGCTCACCGAGACAGGCGTGGACGGACAGGCGGCCCTCGTCCTCACGTACCCCACGGGCGCCCAGGCGCTGCTGCACACCACCCTCTTCGCGGAGACACCCCAGGAAGCCGTCATCGCGGGGACGCACGCGCGCCTCCAGATTGACTCGCGCTTCTTCACCCCCAGCGGCTTCACGTTGAAGGCCGCCAGGTCGGACCAGCGGCTGCGCTGGACCGACCCGTCCGGCATCCACGGCAGCGAAGGCCTCGCCTGGCAGGCGGCCGCGGTCGCGCTCCACATCGCCGAGGGACGCACCGAGTCACCCCTGCATCCGCTGCAACACAGCATTGCCTTGCTCGAAACCATCGACGCGGCGCGAAACCAATTGGGCGTCAGGAATGACGGGCCGCGGCAGAAATAG
- a CDS encoding protoglobin domain-containing protein has product MNNIPGYTHGTASVSRSPVSLNDFEQMKASVLFGEEDVKALRMSHDIVKGRVEAILDVWYGFVGSQPHLLASFSGKTDGKPLGDYLTSVRKRFGQWILDTSSARYDQAWLDYQHEIGRRHHRVGKNKTDRAPSTDLVPFRNLFALIFPVTFTLRPFLAEQGHSAEDVEKMHAAWVKSCLLQVTLWAHPYVKDGDF; this is encoded by the coding sequence ATGAACAACATCCCCGGCTATACCCATGGCACCGCGTCCGTTTCGCGCTCGCCGGTCTCCCTCAACGACTTCGAACAGATGAAGGCCAGCGTCCTGTTCGGCGAAGAGGACGTGAAGGCCCTCCGCATGTCGCACGACATCGTGAAGGGGCGTGTCGAGGCCATCCTCGACGTCTGGTATGGATTCGTCGGGAGCCAGCCGCACCTGCTCGCCTCGTTCAGCGGGAAGACGGACGGCAAGCCCCTGGGGGACTACCTCACCTCCGTCCGCAAGCGCTTCGGCCAGTGGATCCTCGACACGTCGAGCGCCCGGTACGACCAGGCCTGGCTCGACTACCAGCACGAGATCGGCCGGCGCCATCACCGCGTCGGGAAGAACAAGACCGACAGGGCGCCCTCCACGGACCTCGTTCCCTTCCGGAACCTGTTCGCGCTCATCTTCCCGGTCACCTTCACCCTGCGACCCTTCCTGGCCGAGCAGGGCCACTCCGCGGAGGACGTGGAGAAGATGCATGCGGCGTGGGTCAAGTCGTGCCTGTTGCAGGTGACGCTCTGGGCCCACCCCTACGTCAAGGACGGGGACTTCTGA
- a CDS encoding styrene monooxygenase/indole monooxygenase family protein → MRNIGIIGAGQAGLQLGFGLLEKGYTVTVYSDRTPEQLFNARLAATTYLFGRAYQYEQELGLDFWKGPGEYARGGDLDVCPAPGQRALRVQGRIQNPGKALDLRAKYSRWLAEFERRGGIVVVRDVDVDALEVLAAGHDLVVVTTGRNSFTRLFERDAERSVHTQPQRNLTAMIVTGMKPLNETPFPALKFILAAGHGEYFSMPYFDRIRGPLNCLLLEAIPGQGLDRFGGVSTAREAMERMKQVLRDFSPWVAERLEGASIVDESSWLTGAFTPTVRKPVGRLPSGRTVMGMGDVVMLNDPIAGRGLNSASKQAHAMTQAILAHGDQPFTPDWMEQTFEHFWWTEGQFITAFTNMLLQPPPPHVLRYLGAASAVSPLADTFFDNFGEPQRFWPWIASPEETEVRIQQAAAA, encoded by the coding sequence ATGAGGAACATCGGCATCATCGGGGCGGGCCAGGCGGGCCTGCAGCTCGGCTTCGGCCTGCTGGAGAAGGGCTACACGGTCACCGTCTACTCGGACCGCACGCCCGAGCAGCTCTTCAATGCCCGGCTCGCCGCGACCACCTACCTCTTCGGCCGCGCGTACCAGTACGAGCAGGAGCTGGGGCTCGACTTCTGGAAGGGCCCGGGGGAGTACGCCCGGGGCGGGGACCTGGACGTCTGCCCGGCGCCGGGCCAGCGGGCGCTCCGCGTCCAGGGACGCATCCAGAATCCGGGCAAGGCCCTGGACCTGCGGGCGAAGTACTCACGCTGGCTCGCGGAGTTCGAGCGGCGCGGCGGCATCGTGGTGGTGCGGGACGTGGACGTGGACGCGCTGGAGGTGCTCGCGGCCGGGCATGACCTGGTGGTCGTGACCACGGGCCGCAACAGCTTCACGCGGCTGTTCGAACGGGACGCCGAGCGCAGCGTCCACACGCAGCCGCAGCGCAACCTCACGGCAATGATTGTCACCGGCATGAAGCCGCTGAACGAGACGCCCTTCCCCGCGCTCAAGTTCATCCTGGCGGCGGGCCACGGCGAGTATTTCTCCATGCCGTACTTCGACCGCATCCGGGGCCCGCTGAACTGCCTGCTGCTGGAGGCCATCCCCGGCCAGGGGTTGGATCGCTTCGGCGGCGTGAGCACCGCGCGGGAGGCGATGGAGCGGATGAAACAGGTGCTGCGGGACTTCTCGCCCTGGGTGGCGGAGCGGCTGGAGGGCGCCTCCATCGTGGACGAGTCCTCCTGGCTCACGGGCGCGTTCACGCCCACGGTGCGCAAGCCGGTGGGCCGGCTGCCCTCGGGACGCACGGTGATGGGCATGGGGGATGTCGTCATGCTCAACGACCCCATCGCGGGCCGGGGGCTCAACAGCGCGTCGAAGCAGGCGCATGCGATGACCCAGGCCATCCTCGCGCACGGCGACCAGCCCTTCACCCCGGACTGGATGGAGCAGACCTTCGAGCACTTCTGGTGGACGGAGGGCCAGTTCATCACCGCGTTCACCAACATGCTGCTCCAGCCGCCTCCGCCGCACGTGCTGCGCTACCTGGGGGCCGCGTCGGCGGTGTCACCCCTGGCTGACACGTTCTTCGACAACTTCGGGGAGCCGCAGCGCTTCTGGCCATGGATTGCCAGCCCCGAGGAAACCGAGGTGCGCATCCAGCAGGCGGCCGCCGCGTAG
- a CDS encoding MarR family winged helix-turn-helix transcriptional regulator translates to MTGKRPGYFDENSEPISARIATGLHKIGLAMKQQSWQQANGAGLSATQGQILATLVANGPLTGKELSERLGVTLPTISDSVRVLVEKALVTRSADPRHPRASLLTPTATGASLGARARSWPEFMADAVADLSPEEQRAFFAGIVKMIRMLQEQGLVPVTGMCVTCTHFRPNVRPGTSPHHCAFVDAPLSSEQLRVDCPEHELAAESARREVWEQFMRRA, encoded by the coding sequence ATGACTGGGAAGCGACCGGGATACTTCGACGAGAACAGCGAACCCATCTCCGCGCGCATCGCGACAGGGCTCCACAAGATCGGGCTCGCGATGAAGCAGCAGTCGTGGCAGCAGGCGAATGGAGCGGGCCTGTCCGCCACGCAGGGACAGATTCTCGCCACGCTGGTCGCGAACGGGCCCCTCACCGGCAAGGAGTTGAGCGAGCGCCTCGGCGTGACGCTTCCCACCATCAGCGATTCCGTCCGCGTCCTCGTCGAGAAGGCGCTCGTGACCCGCTCCGCGGACCCAAGGCACCCGCGCGCCAGCCTCCTGACGCCCACAGCCACGGGCGCATCACTCGGGGCCCGCGCGCGTTCGTGGCCCGAGTTCATGGCGGACGCGGTCGCGGACCTCTCCCCGGAAGAGCAGCGCGCGTTCTTCGCCGGCATCGTCAAGATGATCCGGATGCTCCAGGAGCAGGGGCTCGTGCCGGTCACCGGCATGTGCGTGACCTGCACGCACTTCCGTCCGAACGTGCGCCCGGGCACATCTCCGCATCACTGCGCCTTCGTGGACGCGCCCCTGTCGAGTGAGCAACTGCGCGTCGACTGCCCGGAGCACGAGCTCGCGGCGGAGTCGGCGCGACGCGAGGTCTGGGAGCAGTTCATGCGTCGCGCCTGA